A single region of the Salipaludibacillus sp. LMS25 genome encodes:
- the smc gene encoding chromosome segregation protein SMC produces the protein MFLKRLELVGFKSFAERLSIDFVRGVTAVVGPNGSGKSNISDAIRWVLGEQSARNLRGSKMEDVIFSGSDSRAPLNMAEISLVLDNEDQHLAIDYSEVAVTRRVYRSGDSEFLINKQPCRLKDIVDLFMDSGLGKEAFSIIGQGRVEEILSSKSEERRMIFEEAAGVLKYKTRKQKSERKLEDTQDNLNRVKDIIYELEGQVEPLKEQASIATDYLEKKQELKHSEVGVLVKEIEELHADWSDSKKQWEHIQDNETKLSSEVKNHEANIQRYRTDMQTMDEAIDDLQGMLLSTSEDLEKQEGQKEVWKERRKNFTQNKEQFLQEIGQLKAKKQQLAEERHQQTELLTKKVAQVKETRQQQEEMEKRLTAIEEDSEERIEELKADYIEWLNERASQKNEQTYLKEQVEKNEQKRQRLELDNKELISRRQEIVEKRALVQREWESLKEELKELVGSYQRLKQKGEATDSDYEKKEKFLYEALHHLQQLKSKKDVLEDMQNDYAGFFQGVKEILKERDRTFQGVHGAVAEMIEVKPEHQTAIEIALGAAQQHVIVEDEATARKAIHYLKERRLGRATFLPINVVKPRVIPDQDLYRIQSLEGYIGIGSDLIKTGEAYSSVIKHLIGNVVVATNIKAAQGVARALNHRYRVVTLDGDIVNPGGAMTGGSLKQNKSQILGRQKELDRLSEKLVILEKQSSDLQQQVASLKEARLKIQQKMKGLTEKGESLRSEEQNKKAELKELQLSEDSLNERLEVYDLEYNDYKRDMIEKQKRIEELAKTIEAADNKTREINSEIEEIASRQKQDQSVKDGLSAELTEVKIRFAKEEEQKGYIEETVQRLNSEHQRVSQEILEKDQEFSQLEKELSDQTVDAYSLDEEIHKRKAEKERTIKLISKRRSDRLNMQQAHDDLEQETKELKRQLKYISQTLHEGEVKINRLDVELDTRLNKLQDDYELSFDAAKANYPLETDLEEAKKHVKLIKMAIEELGTVNVGAIEEYERVKERYEFLLAQKTDLEEAKATLHQVISEMDEEMTRRFKETFDHIQSHFQGVFTELFGGGRASLELTNPENLLETGVEIVAQPPGKKLQNLALLSGGERALTAIALLFSILKVRPVPFCVLDEVEAALDEANVARFAHYLKEFSKETQFIVVTHRKGTMEEADVLYGVTMQESGVSNMVSVRLEETKELMGAQG, from the coding sequence TTGTTCCTGAAAAGGCTTGAACTCGTGGGATTTAAATCATTTGCCGAACGTTTGTCAATTGACTTCGTTCGCGGAGTGACTGCAGTTGTAGGTCCAAACGGCAGTGGTAAAAGTAATATATCAGATGCTATTCGCTGGGTTTTAGGCGAACAGTCTGCGAGGAACCTCCGCGGGTCAAAAATGGAAGATGTTATCTTTTCCGGAAGTGACAGCAGAGCGCCGTTAAATATGGCGGAAATATCGCTCGTTTTAGATAATGAAGATCAGCATTTAGCCATAGATTATAGTGAAGTAGCTGTAACCCGACGTGTTTATCGTTCAGGCGATAGCGAGTTTTTAATTAATAAACAGCCGTGCAGGCTAAAAGATATCGTTGACTTGTTTATGGATTCAGGTTTAGGGAAAGAAGCTTTTTCAATTATTGGTCAAGGGCGAGTGGAAGAGATTCTAAGTAGTAAATCTGAGGAAAGACGGATGATTTTTGAAGAAGCAGCAGGCGTGTTAAAATACAAAACTCGTAAACAGAAATCCGAACGAAAATTAGAAGATACTCAAGATAATCTTAACCGAGTTAAAGATATCATTTATGAATTAGAAGGACAAGTAGAGCCTTTAAAAGAGCAAGCCTCTATTGCAACAGACTATTTAGAAAAAAAACAAGAGTTAAAACACAGTGAAGTTGGCGTGCTTGTTAAAGAAATTGAAGAATTACATGCCGATTGGTCAGATAGTAAAAAACAGTGGGAACACATACAAGACAATGAAACAAAACTTTCTTCAGAAGTTAAGAATCACGAAGCCAACATTCAACGCTATCGAACAGATATGCAAACGATGGATGAGGCGATTGATGATTTGCAAGGGATGTTACTAAGTACATCTGAGGATCTTGAAAAACAAGAAGGGCAAAAAGAAGTATGGAAAGAGCGACGTAAAAACTTCACTCAAAACAAAGAACAGTTTCTTCAAGAAATAGGTCAATTAAAAGCGAAGAAGCAGCAATTAGCAGAGGAACGTCATCAACAGACTGAGCTCTTAACTAAAAAAGTAGCACAAGTGAAAGAAACGAGACAGCAGCAAGAAGAGATGGAAAAAAGACTAACGGCTATAGAAGAAGATTCTGAAGAGCGTATAGAAGAACTAAAAGCCGATTACATAGAATGGCTTAATGAACGTGCTTCGCAGAAAAATGAACAAACTTACTTAAAAGAGCAAGTTGAAAAAAACGAACAAAAGCGTCAACGACTTGAGTTGGATAATAAGGAGCTCATTTCACGACGACAAGAAATAGTTGAAAAGCGCGCTTTAGTACAACGAGAATGGGAATCTTTGAAAGAAGAGCTAAAAGAGCTAGTTGGAAGCTATCAGCGCTTAAAACAGAAAGGAGAAGCGACGGATAGCGACTATGAAAAAAAAGAAAAGTTTCTTTACGAAGCATTACATCACCTCCAACAACTTAAATCAAAAAAAGACGTACTTGAAGATATGCAAAATGACTATGCTGGCTTTTTCCAAGGGGTAAAAGAAATATTAAAAGAGAGAGATCGTACGTTTCAAGGTGTTCATGGCGCTGTAGCAGAAATGATCGAGGTAAAGCCAGAACATCAGACTGCCATTGAAATCGCTTTAGGAGCAGCTCAGCAACATGTCATTGTCGAGGACGAAGCTACTGCACGCAAAGCAATACATTACTTAAAGGAACGCCGCTTAGGACGTGCTACTTTTTTACCGATTAATGTTGTCAAGCCAAGAGTTATTCCAGACCAAGATTTATATCGGATTCAAAGCTTAGAAGGTTATATAGGAATCGGAAGCGACCTTATTAAGACTGGGGAAGCATACAGTAGCGTCATTAAGCATCTGATTGGAAACGTCGTCGTGGCAACTAACATAAAAGCGGCTCAGGGGGTGGCGAGAGCATTAAACCATCGCTATCGAGTTGTGACATTAGATGGGGATATAGTTAACCCCGGAGGTGCTATGACAGGAGGGAGTTTGAAACAAAATAAGAGTCAGATTCTCGGAAGACAAAAAGAGTTGGATAGGCTTTCCGAAAAGTTAGTCATACTAGAGAAACAGAGCAGTGACTTACAGCAGCAAGTGGCAAGCTTAAAAGAAGCACGTCTTAAAATTCAACAAAAGATGAAGGGACTAACAGAAAAAGGAGAATCTCTTCGTTCTGAGGAACAAAACAAGAAAGCCGAGTTAAAAGAATTACAGCTCTCAGAGGATAGCCTTAATGAGAGGTTAGAAGTGTATGACCTGGAATATAATGACTATAAGCGGGATATGATAGAAAAACAAAAGCGGATTGAAGAATTGGCAAAGACGATAGAAGCTGCCGACAATAAAACACGGGAAATTAATAGTGAGATAGAAGAGATAGCGAGCCGTCAAAAGCAGGACCAGTCAGTAAAAGATGGGTTATCAGCGGAGCTAACCGAAGTGAAGATTCGCTTTGCAAAAGAGGAAGAGCAAAAAGGTTATATTGAAGAAACCGTGCAGAGATTGAATAGCGAACATCAGCGTGTCTCACAGGAAATTCTTGAAAAAGACCAGGAATTCAGTCAATTGGAAAAGGAGTTATCTGACCAAACAGTAGATGCTTACTCACTAGATGAGGAAATTCATAAACGGAAAGCTGAAAAAGAACGGACAATTAAATTAATTTCTAAACGACGTTCTGATCGTTTAAATATGCAGCAAGCCCATGATGACTTGGAGCAAGAAACGAAAGAACTAAAACGTCAGTTGAAATATATTTCCCAAACGCTTCATGAAGGGGAAGTTAAAATTAATCGACTAGATGTGGAGCTCGATACGCGATTAAACAAACTTCAAGATGATTATGAATTGAGCTTTGATGCTGCTAAAGCCAATTATCCTCTTGAAACGGATCTAGAGGAAGCGAAGAAGCATGTTAAGCTTATTAAAATGGCGATTGAAGAATTAGGAACGGTGAACGTAGGGGCAATTGAAGAATATGAGCGAGTAAAAGAACGGTATGAGTTTTTACTTGCACAGAAAACAGATTTGGAAGAAGCGAAAGCCACTCTCCATCAAGTGATTTCAGAAATGGATGAGGAGATGACACGACGTTTTAAAGAAACCTTCGATCACATCCAGTCACACTTTCAAGGGGTATTTACGGAGTTATTCGGGGGAGGACGAGCTAGTCTTGAATTAACAAACCCTGAAAATCTACTAGAAACAGGCGTAGAAATCGTGGCCCAACCTCCTGGGAAAAAATTGCAAAACCTTGCTCTTCTTTCAGGAGGTGAACGGGCATTAACAGCAATAGCCCTGTTGTTTTCAATTTTAAAAGTTCGTCCAGTTCCTTTTTGTGTATTGGATGAAGTGGAAGCAGCCTTAGACGAAGCGAACGTCGCAAGATTTGCACACTATTTAAAAGAATTTAGTAAAGAGACCCAATTCATTGTTGTGACTCACCGCAAAGGGACGATGGAGGAAGCGGATGTGCTTTACGGTGTGACGATGCAAGAGTCAGGTGTATCGAATATGGTATCAGTTAGATTGGAAGAAACAAAAGAATTAATGGGAGCACAAGGCTAA
- a CDS encoding DUF1128 domain-containing protein: MSTNDKKRDELSSMIEDIKTKLHIVNGAAIKPEHFSLDKFEEIKEVHAMVMKKSSFSVSEMDAIVSELGTMRDLKR, from the coding sequence TTGTCGACCAACGATAAAAAACGAGATGAATTAAGTTCAATGATTGAAGATATTAAAACTAAATTACACATTGTTAATGGGGCAGCCATTAAACCTGAGCATTTTTCCTTAGACAAATTTGAGGAAATTAAAGAAGTGCACGCCATGGTTATGAAAAAAAGTTCATTTAGTGTGAGCGAAATGGATGCCATCGTGTCTGAATTAGGGACGATGCGAGATTTAAAAAGATAG
- a CDS encoding HD-GYP domain-containing protein, with translation MRIVSLHSIDPGVKIGKTVTNDQGQVLIQEGVSLSEKMINRLKKLKITFVYIEDEESEGIEPVNAVSEETKATAIHEIKHAFGALAEAGNISKSFILDRLGRNFKQTVANILRDTRENDEAISLLTDTIGHDRYTFFHSLNVAIYSLAMARELKFSPEEQMTVGIGALLHDIGKTEVATSILQKPDKLTDEEMSDMKKHPEYGFEILRKCHELSMVSAHCAYQHHERLDGKGYPRGIKGNDIHPYAKIIAVADVFGAVTSNRVYSKAILPHEAMELLFTGAESQFDLSIIRAFRKTIAIYPVGLTVILNDGRKALVVQQNNINSERPVIRIIEENNEKVVKPYYVDLNRELAVTIVDTETTISGDERKLVNRFYYK, from the coding sequence ATGAGAATTGTCTCATTACATTCTATCGACCCAGGTGTAAAAATAGGTAAAACAGTGACAAATGACCAGGGCCAGGTTCTTATTCAAGAGGGTGTAAGCCTGTCTGAAAAGATGATTAATAGACTGAAAAAACTGAAAATAACGTTTGTTTATATTGAAGATGAAGAGTCTGAAGGGATTGAACCTGTAAATGCAGTGTCAGAAGAGACGAAGGCCACTGCTATTCATGAAATTAAGCATGCTTTTGGCGCTTTAGCAGAGGCTGGGAACATATCGAAATCATTTATATTAGATAGACTAGGGCGAAACTTCAAACAAACTGTGGCCAATATTCTTAGAGACACTCGTGAAAATGATGAAGCAATCTCCTTGTTAACTGACACAATTGGACATGACAGATACACTTTTTTTCACTCCTTAAACGTAGCAATATATTCTCTTGCTATGGCTCGGGAATTGAAGTTCTCCCCAGAAGAACAAATGACTGTTGGAATAGGAGCACTATTACACGACATTGGTAAAACAGAGGTAGCCACTTCAATCTTACAAAAACCAGATAAGCTCACAGATGAAGAAATGAGTGACATGAAAAAACATCCAGAGTATGGGTTTGAAATTTTAAGGAAATGTCATGAACTCTCGATGGTCTCCGCCCACTGTGCTTATCAACATCACGAAAGGCTTGACGGGAAAGGTTATCCTCGCGGTATTAAAGGGAATGATATACACCCTTACGCTAAAATTATTGCTGTTGCTGATGTTTTTGGAGCTGTGACGTCTAACCGAGTCTACTCAAAAGCTATCTTGCCTCATGAAGCGATGGAATTACTTTTTACAGGTGCAGAATCCCAATTTGATTTGTCAATTATTCGTGCATTTCGAAAGACAATTGCCATTTATCCAGTAGGTTTAACCGTTATTTTAAATGATGGCCGTAAAGCGCTCGTTGTGCAACAAAATAACATAAATAGTGAGCGTCCGGTGATTAGAATTATTGAAGAAAATAATGAAAAAGTTGTTAAACCGTACTATGTGGACTTGAATAGAGAGTTAGCTGTGACAATTGTAGATACAGAAACGACGATTTCTGGCGACGAAAGAAAGCTTGTCAATCGATTTTACTATAAATGA
- a CDS encoding kinase-associated lipoprotein B → MESHLTEGDIATAIYKTGKYIGEIIGKNQKNTHVIVKILAVLTHPMQGDLHQPAKANVPLFHERKALSFNEKANIPLSHVKLYNGKIPDYSMSLLEALTLQKNELTKENSPWALKSLEALRKLEEETYKLNLTEDF, encoded by the coding sequence ATGGAATCCCATTTAACTGAAGGGGATATTGCGACAGCCATTTATAAAACGGGCAAGTATATTGGGGAAATAATAGGAAAGAACCAAAAAAACACACATGTTATCGTGAAAATTCTAGCTGTCCTAACACATCCAATGCAAGGTGATTTACACCAACCTGCCAAGGCAAACGTGCCGCTTTTTCATGAACGAAAAGCACTAAGCTTTAATGAGAAAGCAAACATTCCTCTCTCACATGTCAAACTTTATAATGGGAAGATTCCGGACTATTCAATGTCATTATTAGAGGCGTTAACGCTTCAAAAGAATGAACTTACTAAGGAAAACAGCCCTTGGGCATTGAAATCACTTGAAGCGCTTCGTAAGCTGGAAGAGGAAACATATAAATTAAATTTAACAGAAGATTTCTAA
- a CDS encoding zinc-binding dehydrogenase, producing the protein MRAIQFKSFGGPEVLEMVDLPRPEIKDHQVLIHTQAIGVNYADTMRREGNYVLPTHLPFIPGSEVVGEVEEVGETVTAVAKGDSVIALVGAGAYADFVVADEASLIRKPEQLDVYQAVALPLQALSAYHIITTMGRLQEGESILIHAAAGGVGSLAVQLANLFGAGKVLATASTDSKRQLAKQLGADKVIDYTQDNWDQHIRDLTGGRGVDVILEMAGGDVFQRSVHCLAPFGRLIIYGVASGETPVLNPVDLMEKNKTITGFFLPAMMEKPALYQESLQNILNFATEGKLKTIIGKTYALEDVAQVHEEMQNRKTQGKLILIP; encoded by the coding sequence GTGCGAGCGATACAATTTAAATCTTTTGGCGGCCCTGAAGTATTGGAGATGGTCGATTTACCACGTCCGGAAATCAAAGACCATCAAGTCCTTATTCATACGCAAGCCATCGGTGTCAATTATGCGGACACCATGAGGAGAGAAGGGAATTATGTGCTACCAACCCATCTACCTTTTATCCCAGGATCTGAAGTGGTGGGAGAGGTAGAAGAGGTGGGTGAGACAGTGACAGCTGTGGCTAAAGGTGATAGTGTTATAGCTCTCGTAGGGGCAGGGGCCTATGCTGATTTTGTAGTTGCTGATGAAGCCAGTCTTATACGCAAGCCAGAGCAATTAGATGTGTATCAAGCAGTTGCTCTCCCTTTACAAGCTCTCAGCGCCTACCACATTATAACGACGATGGGACGTTTACAAGAAGGAGAGTCTATTCTGATTCATGCTGCAGCTGGTGGAGTTGGAAGTCTTGCTGTCCAATTGGCTAACTTGTTTGGAGCGGGTAAAGTGCTTGCCACAGCAAGTACGGACAGTAAGCGGCAATTAGCTAAACAGTTAGGGGCAGATAAGGTCATTGATTATACCCAAGATAATTGGGACCAACATATACGTGATCTAACAGGTGGGCGTGGTGTAGATGTGATACTTGAAATGGCTGGAGGTGATGTTTTTCAACGTTCAGTACACTGTCTTGCTCCATTTGGCCGACTTATTATATATGGGGTAGCCAGTGGGGAGACTCCTGTCTTAAACCCAGTAGACTTGATGGAGAAAAACAAAACGATTACAGGGTTCTTTTTACCTGCCATGATGGAAAAACCCGCCTTGTACCAAGAAAGTTTACAAAATATCTTAAATTTTGCCACGGAAGGAAAGTTAAAAACGATTATCGGTAAGACTTATGCCCTTGAAGATGTTGCGCAGGTTCATGAAGAGATGCAAAATAGGAAAACACAAGGGAAACTTATTCTAATCCCTTAA
- the rnc gene encoding ribonuclease III has protein sequence MQMTQAKKTKYRQFLTSIHVEFKNEDLFIQAFTHSSYVNEHRIRPHDDNERLEFLGDAVLELAISQYLFKLFDHMSEGEMTKLRAAIVCEPSLAKIADELTFGDFVLLGKGEEMTGGRKRPALLADVFEAFIGALYLDSGLEAVYSFLKEYVYPKIHNGAFSHMMDFKSQLQELIQRENQGQVHYKIVEEKGPAHAREFVSEVTLDKTQLGKGAGKSKKEAEQMAAQKALEKLNTK, from the coding sequence ATGCAAATGACGCAAGCAAAAAAAACTAAATATCGTCAGTTTTTAACATCTATTCATGTTGAATTTAAAAATGAAGATTTGTTTATTCAAGCTTTCACCCATTCATCATACGTAAACGAACATCGTATTCGCCCACATGACGATAACGAACGACTTGAGTTTTTAGGCGATGCAGTTTTGGAATTGGCCATCTCTCAATATTTGTTTAAACTATTTGACCATATGAGTGAAGGCGAGATGACCAAACTCAGAGCTGCCATCGTATGTGAGCCGTCATTAGCGAAGATTGCCGATGAATTGACATTTGGCGACTTTGTTCTTTTAGGTAAAGGGGAAGAGATGACAGGTGGTCGAAAACGTCCAGCACTCCTTGCTGATGTGTTTGAAGCATTTATTGGCGCGTTGTATCTTGATTCAGGTTTAGAAGCTGTTTATAGTTTTCTAAAAGAATACGTCTATCCGAAGATTCACAATGGTGCTTTTTCCCATATGATGGATTTTAAGAGTCAGTTGCAAGAATTAATTCAGCGTGAAAACCAAGGGCAAGTGCATTACAAGATTGTTGAAGAAAAAGGTCCTGCCCATGCACGTGAATTTGTGTCAGAAGTCACACTTGATAAAACACAATTAGGAAAAGGTGCAGGTAAATCTAAAAAAGAAGCTGAACAAATGGCTGCTCAAAAAGCACTTGAAAAACTAAATACGAAATAG
- the acpP gene encoding acyl carrier protein, with protein sequence MAAVQERIAKIVSERLGVDESEVKKEATFKDDLGADSLDVVELVMELEDEFDLEISDEDAEKIATVGDVIEYIERHQ encoded by the coding sequence ATGGCAGCGGTACAAGAAAGAATTGCAAAAATCGTTTCCGAACGCCTCGGGGTCGATGAATCAGAAGTGAAGAAAGAAGCGACTTTCAAGGATGACCTTGGAGCTGACTCTTTAGACGTCGTCGAATTAGTGATGGAACTTGAAGATGAGTTTGATCTTGAAATTTCAGACGAAGATGCGGAGAAAATTGCAACAGTCGGTGACGTGATTGAATACATAGAGCGTCATCAATAA
- the fabG gene encoding 3-oxoacyl-[acyl-carrier-protein] reductase, producing the protein MKGQHALVTGGSRGIGKAICLELAGQGVNVAVNFSGNREKAEAVAEQCRQLGVNALAVQADVANADSVKQMMETVIDAFGSIDILVNNAGITRDTLIMRMKENDFDAVINTNLKGVFNCSKAVTRPMMKQRYGRIINISSVVGVLGNAGQANYVASKAGVIGLTKSLARELANRNIRVNAVAPGFIGTDMTDELSEETKEALLKQIPLAELGKPEDVARVVVFLASDASAYMTGQTLHVDGGMVMQ; encoded by the coding sequence ATGAAAGGACAACATGCTCTTGTGACAGGTGGTTCTAGGGGGATTGGAAAAGCTATTTGTTTAGAACTGGCTGGGCAAGGTGTTAACGTAGCCGTTAATTTTTCTGGCAATCGAGAAAAAGCAGAGGCAGTAGCTGAACAATGTCGTCAGTTAGGTGTAAATGCATTAGCTGTACAAGCAGACGTAGCGAATGCTGATAGTGTAAAGCAAATGATGGAGACAGTTATAGACGCTTTCGGTTCCATTGATATTCTCGTCAATAATGCAGGCATAACACGAGATACATTAATTATGCGCATGAAAGAAAACGATTTTGATGCTGTGATAAACACGAATTTAAAAGGTGTCTTTAACTGTTCAAAAGCTGTCACAAGACCTATGATGAAACAACGTTACGGGCGAATTATTAATATTTCCTCTGTTGTTGGTGTCCTTGGAAATGCAGGACAGGCTAATTATGTAGCTAGTAAAGCCGGTGTCATCGGCTTAACAAAATCTCTAGCTAGAGAGCTAGCTAATCGAAATATCCGTGTGAATGCTGTTGCACCAGGTTTTATTGGTACTGATATGACAGACGAATTGTCAGAGGAGACAAAAGAGGCGTTACTCAAGCAAATTCCTCTAGCTGAGCTCGGTAAACCTGAGGATGTTGCCCGAGTGGTGGTATTTCTAGCCAGTGATGCATCTGCTTATATGACGGGACAAACATTGCACGTTGATGGCGGGATGGTCATGCAATAA
- the fabD gene encoding ACP S-malonyltransferase has translation MTKVALLFPGQGAQHIGMGKELAEAFTACQAIFTEADEALGEKFSHLIFNGNEDELKRTENTQPALLVTSVAIWQILKEKGLTADFAAGHSLGEYSALTATGAISFKEAIQAVRQRGQLMEEAVPAGKGTMAAILGMDREALQAIVSQAASEGGQVQAANFNCPGQIVISGTTEGVEKAVRLAKEAGAKRAMVLSVSGPFHSELMKPAAQKMSDVLDHITFEKPLIPVISNVTAKPYLSEDEIPSALVEQIYSPVLWEDTIKFLVDQGVDTFIEVGPGKVLSGLVKKISRRSTVLPVYDHASLDKAIATLDEKGD, from the coding sequence ATGACAAAAGTAGCCTTATTATTTCCAGGACAAGGAGCTCAGCATATTGGTATGGGGAAAGAACTTGCAGAGGCATTTACCGCTTGCCAAGCTATTTTTACCGAGGCCGATGAAGCCCTGGGAGAAAAATTTTCGCATCTTATTTTCAATGGTAATGAAGATGAGCTCAAACGAACTGAAAATACACAGCCAGCTCTATTAGTAACAAGCGTGGCTATTTGGCAAATTCTAAAAGAAAAAGGGCTGACAGCAGATTTTGCAGCAGGACATAGTCTCGGTGAATATTCAGCCCTTACTGCTACTGGCGCTATAAGTTTTAAAGAAGCCATTCAAGCTGTTAGACAAAGAGGTCAACTGATGGAAGAAGCAGTGCCAGCTGGCAAAGGAACAATGGCTGCGATTTTAGGTATGGATCGAGAAGCGTTACAGGCTATTGTCTCACAAGCTGCCTCGGAAGGTGGCCAAGTTCAGGCAGCTAACTTTAATTGCCCCGGGCAAATTGTCATCTCTGGCACGACTGAAGGAGTGGAGAAGGCAGTGAGGTTGGCGAAAGAGGCCGGAGCTAAAAGGGCAATGGTTCTTTCCGTGAGTGGTCCTTTTCATTCTGAATTAATGAAACCTGCCGCCCAAAAAATGTCGGACGTTCTAGATCATATAACGTTTGAAAAGCCACTTATTCCAGTCATAAGTAATGTAACAGCAAAACCATACCTCTCTGAAGACGAGATACCTTCGGCACTTGTCGAGCAAATTTATTCTCCTGTTTTGTGGGAAGATACGATTAAGTTCCTCGTTGATCAAGGTGTGGACACGTTCATTGAGGTAGGTCCTGGAAAAGTATTAAGTGGGCTAGTAAAGAAAATATCGAGACGTTCAACGGTGTTACCTGTTTATGATCACGCATCACTCGATAAAGCGATAGCAACATTAGATGAGAAGGGAGACTGA
- the plsX gene encoding phosphate acyltransferase PlsX: MRLAVDAMGGDHAPGSIVKGCEKALETYEDLHIILVGDKEKITPLLKENERVAIIHTDEVITGEDSPVRAVRRKKNSSIVLTVQQVKEGRADAAISAGNTGALMTAGLLVVGRMKGIERPALAPMLPTKNGDGFLLLDVGANMDAKPSHLIQYAYMGEVYMRKVWGIDNPRIGLLNVGSEAGKGTDLTKHVFARLSEGTLNFVGNVEARELLDGVADVVICDGFSGNLVLKSIEGTALSLFSILKDELTSSIKNKLAAGVLKPSFKKVKEKMDYSEYGGAGLFGLQAPVIKAHGSSDEQAFFSAIKQAKTMYEQNVTETIKNAVELMPTQEENHS, from the coding sequence ATGAGGCTGGCAGTTGATGCGATGGGCGGCGATCACGCCCCTGGAAGTATTGTTAAAGGTTGTGAGAAAGCCCTTGAAACTTATGAAGATCTACATATCATACTCGTTGGTGATAAAGAGAAAATCACACCACTTTTAAAAGAAAACGAGAGAGTGGCTATTATCCACACAGATGAGGTTATAACTGGAGAGGATTCGCCAGTTAGGGCGGTACGACGAAAAAAAAATTCGTCCATAGTTTTGACAGTTCAACAAGTAAAAGAAGGACGAGCAGATGCCGCTATTTCTGCTGGAAATACTGGTGCGCTTATGACTGCTGGTTTACTTGTAGTAGGACGAATGAAAGGAATTGAACGACCAGCACTTGCACCGATGTTACCGACGAAAAATGGAGATGGTTTTCTCCTCCTTGATGTTGGAGCTAATATGGATGCAAAACCATCGCATCTCATTCAATACGCCTACATGGGTGAGGTGTATATGAGAAAAGTATGGGGGATAGATAATCCACGGATCGGCTTATTAAATGTGGGATCGGAAGCTGGGAAAGGGACAGATTTAACGAAGCATGTGTTTGCGCGTCTCAGTGAGGGTACCCTCAATTTTGTAGGTAATGTGGAAGCAAGAGAACTGCTCGATGGCGTAGCCGATGTGGTGATTTGTGATGGCTTCTCTGGCAACCTCGTATTAAAGTCCATTGAAGGCACCGCACTCTCTCTTTTTTCAATTCTTAAGGATGAATTAACGTCGTCAATCAAAAACAAACTTGCAGCAGGTGTGTTAAAGCCTTCGTTTAAAAAAGTGAAAGAGAAAATGGACTACTCTGAATATGGCGGTGCAGGCTTGTTCGGGTTGCAAGCACCAGTCATAAAGGCTCACGGGTCTTCCGATGAACAAGCTTTTTTTAGTGCGATTAAGCAAGCGAAAACAATGTATGAGCAAAATGTCACTGAGACGATAAAAAATGCAGTAGAACTTATGCCGACACAGGAGGAAAACCATTCATGA
- the fapR gene encoding transcription factor FapR, which translates to MKLSKRKRQPMLKEKIDENPFITDDALAAEFNVSVQTIRLDRLELNIPEVRERIKDVAKQQYDTIKALPIEEVIGEVVDLELDDHAISILDIKEEHVFSRTGIARGHHLFAQANSLAVAVIDDELALTANADVSFKSQVKNGQRVVAKAKVTGHKNNRTRVEVKSYVGQELVFKGSFAMFREELSTGEEA; encoded by the coding sequence ATGAAACTGTCTAAAAGAAAACGCCAGCCAATGCTAAAAGAAAAAATAGACGAAAATCCCTTTATTACGGATGATGCACTCGCCGCTGAGTTTAATGTGAGTGTTCAAACAATTCGTCTTGACAGACTGGAATTAAATATCCCAGAAGTGAGAGAACGTATTAAAGATGTAGCAAAGCAACAATATGATACCATTAAAGCACTACCGATTGAAGAAGTGATTGGAGAAGTGGTTGATCTAGAACTTGATGACCATGCCATCTCTATTTTAGATATTAAAGAAGAACATGTTTTTTCGCGGACAGGCATTGCGAGAGGGCATCATTTATTTGCTCAAGCTAACTCGTTAGCTGTTGCAGTCATCGATGATGAACTGGCTTTAACAGCAAATGCAGACGTCTCCTTTAAGAGCCAGGTGAAAAATGGGCAACGTGTTGTGGCCAAGGCAAAAGTGACTGGTCATAAAAACAACAGAACACGTGTTGAAGTGAAAAGTTATGTAGGTCAGGAGCTTGTTTTCAAAGGAAGCTTCGCCATGTTTCGAGAAGAACTATCCACAGGGGAGGAAGCATAA